A window of Strix aluco isolate bStrAlu1 chromosome 2, bStrAlu1.hap1, whole genome shotgun sequence contains these coding sequences:
- the LOC141919294 gene encoding uncharacterized protein LOC141919294 gives MTRSISTKCCMPTHPYISNPQREQNLSGDEETDDDGDDDGDDDGDDDDDEDDDDDDDDEETEEEGEEKEEAGGEEAGGGGEGTEKEEEIEEKYEKEKHSKTAEGEKSSNSTVETVETEETTQKETIIQQEKEGTDNHTVNNSSENTDDQITGGVVERKKFSLFKWKPLTGQKNVCSRKEDRFGKSLQSGQEKEKEDLSGEDSKDENQNHTLENSRETVTTQSRRMESSTCVLL, from the exons ATGACAAGATCAATATCAACAAAATGTTGCATGCCTACCCATCCATATATCTCCAACCCACAAAGG GAACAAAACTTGTCTGGAGATGAAGAGactgatgatgatggtgatgatgatggtgatgatgatggtgatgatgatgatgatgaagatgatgatgatgatgatgatgatgaagaaacagaagaagaaggagaagaaaaagaagaagcaggaggagaagaagcaggaggaggaggggaaggaacagagaaagaagaggaaatagaggaaaaatatgaaaaggagaAGCATAGTAAAACAGctgagggagagaaaagcagtaaTAGCACAGTGGAAACTGTAGAG ACAGAAGAGACTACTCAGAAAGAGACCATCATTCAGCAGG AGAAAGAAGGTACTGACAATCACACTGTGAACAATTCTTCAGAGAACACTGATGACCAAATAACTGGAGGAGTCGTTGAGAGGAAAAAG ttttccCTGTTTAAGTGGAAGCCACTGACAGGCCAGAAGAATGTATGTAGCAGAAAGGAAGATAGATTTGGAAAATCATTACAGAGtggacaagaaaaagaaaaggaagatttatCTGGTGAAGACAGTAAAGATGAAAACCAGAATCATACATTGGAGAATTCCAGGGAAACTGTGACTACCCAGAGCAGAAGGATGGAATCTTCTACTTGTGTATTACTCTAA